Proteins co-encoded in one Rhopalosiphum maidis isolate BTI-1 chromosome 2, ASM367621v3, whole genome shotgun sequence genomic window:
- the LOC113554481 gene encoding ragulator complex protein LAMTOR4 homolog, whose product MERIPDQMGYLIMTMDGAVISSGGDLENNEKIADIISKTISTSKSLYVPDEQFQNMSILYQHYHYSVCVSNKKIHVSKIRHDPNTLENDEVRGITEGS is encoded by the exons ATGGAAAGGATTCCTGATCAAATGGGTTATTTAATCATGACGATGGATGGGGCTGTGATTTCT TCTGGTGGTGATTTAgagaataatgaaaaaattgcgGACATcatatcaaaaacaattagCACAAGTAAAAGTTTATACGTGCCTGATGAACAATTCCAAAACATGTCAA ttttatatcaacattatcattattccgTTTGTGTGTCAAATAAGAAAATCCATGTTTCCAAAATTAGACACGATCCTAATACATTAGAAAACGATGAAGTCAGAGGGATTACAGAAGGTTCTTGA